The window TCCAGTAACACAAACGATAAGGGAACTGCAATGGCACAAGAATTATTATAATAACATCACATGGTTAATagtatacaaaacaaaaagttaaCATTCTCAGATTTACGTACCGGCCTGCAGTTTCGGAAAGGATAAGGTGTAACAATGGGCTTCCATCCTCCAACGTCACTTCCACTAAGTTGCAAAGCCTTTTCTGCTGCGCCTTCTCCGATGAAATAAATAATAGCATCACTgcgagcaaaaaaaaaaaaaaagttttttcttGGGTTAAGCTGTGAAAACATGAAGAAAGCAACAAACCTGTAGAGACGATATTCAGTTtcgcaaataaaaatatcattgatCTCTCCACATGATGAGAAAACTTTTCTCAAAGCGCTTTCAACATCATCATGTGGAAGCTTGGCGTCATACCCCTTAACAATAATCCTTCCAACGTTACTGCAATAATCGGAGcaataacaaaacaaatcttacacagataaaaataaatctcaaacacacaaacaaagcAATCAATGTTACTGTAATAATTGGATCAAAAACAACATATCTTACAGACACAAAACAAAAGGATCAAATTTCAAACGCACAAAGAAAACAGTCAACCTTACAAAAGCAATCAACGTGACAAGAACAAGACATCTCATAGATACAAAAGCAATCAATTTTACCGGATTTTTGTTTTGAGTGGAAGAGTACGAGGGTCGTCCAATGCCAGCCCCTAAGGTACAAGAAGATCATACCAGAAACCATTCACCGATAGCAAATAAGAGCATAACGATACGGAGAAGATTACTTACAATGATCCTGATCCTGGAACTGTCCATCGGAGACAAGTTGAGAAGATCGACTTTGCTTGCTAGGGTTTCCATTAGCGATCTGTAGGGATTTTTGTGGTCGGAAGGAGGTATTTATATCGTCTCCACTACCCTACTTTTGGGCACAACGGCCAAttcattattaaataaatatctatGTTTCTAAAATATCTATGTTTTAGA of the Brassica rapa cultivar Chiifu-401-42 chromosome A03, CAAS_Brap_v3.01, whole genome shotgun sequence genome contains:
- the LOC103855687 gene encoding nucleolin 1, with product METLASKVDLLNLSPMDSSRIRIIGLALDDPRTLPLKTKIRNVGRIIVKGYDAKLPHDDVESALRKVFSSCGEINDIFICETEYRLYSDAIIYFIGEGAAEKALQLSGSDVGGWKPIVTPYP